In Microbulbifer sp. THAF38, the sequence GAGGAGGCAGAGGAAACCCTGAATAGCAATTTCGATATTCGCAGTTTCCATGACGCTCTGTTAGGTGCAGGTGCGCTGCCGCTCAATATTCTCGAAGAGCGTATGGATAGCTGGCTGGAAAGCCAGGTTTCAGTATCTGTTCACATAGACACACAGCAAGTTGAACAACCCGCCACCAGCTGACGATTTTTTGCGGCAGGAATTGCCTGCCCGCCTATTTATTCTCAATTTTCACCTACCTTTTGCAATGGAACACTGATCCATTGCAAAAGGGTTTTCTACCGTTGAACAATCACTACGACCTCGCCGTAATTGGGGGTGGCAATGCCGCTCTGTGCGCAGCTATAACTGCTGCCGAACTTGGGGCCAAGGTGATTATTCTAGAAACTGCCCCCAAGCCCTATCGAGGCGGCAATTCCCGCCACACCAGGGATATACGCTGTATGCACCGAGGCCCCCTGGGCCCACTGGAAGGTGATTACAGTGAAGACGAGTACTATGAAGACCTGCTAAAAGTTACCGGAGGTAAAACCAATGAGCAGTTAGCCCGGCTGGTTATACGCTCATCGGAAAAAGCGCTTCCCTGGATGCAAAAGCACGGCGTTCATTTCCAGCCGCCTCTGTCCGGCACTCTATCCCTCACACGTACCAATGCCTTTTTCCTCGGCGGCGGTAAGTCCCTGATTAACGCCTATTACCGAACTGCAGACAAATTAGGCATTGATGTGCTGTACCGGGCACACGTTAAGCACCTGCAGCTGAAAGGCAATCTTATTGCTCGTGTCGACTATGTTTACGAGGGACAGCAATACCAAATTGAACCCAGCTCAGTTGTAGTTGCCTCCGGCGGATTTGAAGCCAATCTGGAATGGTTGGAAAAAGCTTGGGGCCCACCCGCCGAAAATTTCCTGATACGCGGAACACCTTATAACCGAGGCGTGGTCTTGGAAGATTTACTGGAGCAGGGCGTGCAGTCCGTCGGAGATCCCACCCAATGCCATGCAGTAGCCATTGATGGGCGAGCGCCGAAGTTTGATGGTGGTATAGTAACCCGCCTGGATTGTGTCCCCTTTTCCATCGTCGTTAACAAGGAAGGCCAGCGCTTTTATGACGAGGGAGAAGATATTTGGCCTAAACGCTATGCCATCTGGGGCCGCCTTGTCGCACAACAGCCAGACCAGGTCGCTTTTGCAATTATCGACTCCAAGTCTTTAAAAATGTTTATGCCATCGGCATTTCCTCCGACCGAGGCGAACACCTTGGAGGAGCTCGCGGAAAAAACCGGTTTACCCTCTGAAAAACTGATCGATACCATAGCAACCTTCAATGCAGCTTGTGGCAATAGTGACGCTTTTCACCCCACCGAGCTGGATAGTGTCACCACCACCGGCCTGACACCAGAAAAAACTAACTGGGCCCGCCCCATCAGCGAGCCACCATTTTACTGCTATAGCTTGCGCACTGGGGTTACCTTCACTTATCTGGCGCTCAAGATTGATAAGAATGCCCAGTGCAGCACTGCCACAGGGCCGGTAAAAAACTTGTGGGCTGCAGGGGAAACCATGGCCGGGTCAATCCTTAGTCAGGGATATCTGGCTGGGTTGGGTATGATGATCGGCACCGTTTTTGGGCGTATCGCTGGCAGGGAAGCCGCTAACTATGCAAATGGATAATTTGGAAGAGGCACGGCGGCAAGCAGAAATCTGTAATGCCTGTCGCTATTGCGAGGGCTACTGCGCCGTTTTTCCAGCACTTCAACTACACCGCTCTTTCTCAGAGGGAACCATCACTCAGCTGGCCAATCTCTGCCACAACTGCCGAGGTTGTTACTACGCCTGCCAGTATACCGATCCCCACGAATTCAATATCAATATTCCCCAAGTCATGGCCGAAGCGCGACAGAAAAGCTGGGAGACTTTTGCCTGGCCGGGAGGTATTGCCAGAATTTTCCAAAAACGCGGCAGTCTGATCGCCCTGGCCGCTGTCATCGGATTTGCCATCATCTTTTATGTAATAAGAGCATTGAAACCCAGTGGTGGCGAGGGCTTCTACGCAATTATTTCTCACGCCACTATGACCAGTATTTTTTTACCGGCCTTTCTTTATCCGCTGTTTAGCCTGGGGATAAGTTTACGTCGCTACTGGAGGAAAGTCGGCGGGGAAAGAATTACCTGGGACCACTTTAAAAGTGCATTAATTTCAGCAGGAAAACTAAAGAATCTATCCGGGGGCCACGGGGATGGATGTAACTTCGAAGAGGAAGACCGATTCAGCAACCAGCGACGATACGCACACCAAGCTGTTCTATACGGTTTTTTATTGTGCTTTGCAGCCACCTGTTCCGGTGCAGTAATGTATTACTTTCTAAACATGCCGGGGCCGTACTCGATTTTTTCTGCACCCAAATTACTTGGTATACCCGGTGGGTTACTCATATTAGTGGGGTGTAGCAAGCTTATTCAGCTAAAGCTCAAGGCTGATCCAGAACTGGGCTCAGCAAGGGTTTGGAGCGGGGAGATGGGGTTTGTTGGCCTACTGTTATTTATTGCACTCAGCGGTCTATTACTATTTGCCCTCGGGGGGACAGGCGCACTCCCCCTACTATTGGATTTACACTTGGGTGCAGTTCTCGCATTTTTTTTACTCACACCCTACACCAAAATGGCTCATGGCTTTTATCGTATGGCAGCGTTGATTCGGAACGCTCAAATGAAAGCCGAAAGTTAAAAGTAAGACCTTATTACACTACCAATCAAAAGTAAGCCCGAAATAAATTGAACGAGGCTCTCCAGGGAAATAACGGCTACCACTAAAACTACTGTAATCAGCACGCTCAGCGTAGGCTTTATCAGTAATATTCAGCACTCGAGTTGAAAATCCATATTGCTCCCATTGCCAGGCCACATGGAGGTTCAGCAAGTCATGTCCTGGATACCGATGAGCATTTTGAGGATCGGTAAAATAACTGCCCTGATGTAACCACTCCAGTTCCGCTGATATAAGAGAGCTGGGCGACCACTTCAGGCGATAGCTACCAAAAGTTCTTGGTGCAGAATCTACAAAATTTCCATCCAGTTCTACGCCCTCTAACTCCCTTTGATCGTCATAGCGATGTTCAGCATAGCTGGTACTACCCTCAAAGCTCAGACTTTCAGAAAACTCATAATTAACCGCTAATTCCAGCCCCCAGTGCCGGGTCTTCCCATTGGACTGGTTAAAGTAATCAGCATCGCGAAAAATTACATTTTCCTTTTCCATTGCATAGGCCACCCACTCAAATGACAGGGGGTCACCCAGCTTCCTCAATCCTATTTCAAAGCTATTGAGCTCTTCAGAGTCCAATTCTGCAACCGTTTGCTCCTTCTGTAAGCGGTATAATTCTGTCGCCTGGGGTACCCGATACCCCTGAGCAATCTGGGTAAATAATTGCCATTCACTATCTAATTGTAATAGTGCGCCCAGCTTGGGGGAGATATTGTTAAATCTATCTTTTCGGTCACTCGGTCGACTAAACCGGCAACCGCCGAAGTCACAAGCCATTCCATTTTCATCGGCACGTCCGGAGAGCATGTTATTGTCGTAATTGTAATGTGCAGACTCAAACCTCACTCCGCCAGTAATTTCCAATTTATCACTAACCTGCCAGTTTACCGATGCGTAAGGAGCGAGATTCCAAGCCGTCACTTCGTAATCATAGTGCTTCCCCACAGGAATCGTCGCCTGAAGAAATTCAGATCCCTCGGTAGTACTCTCTTGCACCTCCAAGAGATATCCCTCGCTTAATTCCGTATCAATACCCGAAACCAGATTCAGATTTTTATCCAGCTCCAGATAATAACTAGTTCTAATTCCAATACTTTCCTGACCATTTTCCTCCAAAGGATGGCCCGGCAAATAATGTTGCAGAAAACGCATTTTGGTTTTTCGAAAATACGGCGACAACTGTATTTGGCTGTCACGATTAATCGGTATATCGATCAGGGAATACATTCTGATAGCATAGGCATCCCGAAATGCCTCTGGGTTGGGGTTTGTACGGCTCAATCGAGGATCTCGATAAGCGCCCGCTCCCTCAACGTAACCCGCAGTTTCCTGGTTCAGGTTTGTAGCTACCAAACGGGTTCGAACTCTGCTATCACCGATATGGCTAACATACTGAACACTGGCTTTTTGCTGGTCCACACCGGAGTAATCTCGATAGCCACCATCGGTCGTCAGATACAAATCTGTACTTATTGCATCACCGTCGATATTAAGACGATGATCCGCCGACACACCCACTCGGTAATAATCGTGAGGCCCCGCCTCAACATTAAGTGATCCCCCCTCACCCCCTACAGGGTCTCGGCTAATAATATTGATCAACCCATGCAATGCATTTGATCCATAAAGCGTACCAGCAGGTCCTCTTATGACTTCAACATGGCGTGCTGTCTCACTAAAAGATTCAAATAACTCATTGGTATTACAAAAGCCAGTTGCTCGCAGTGGAATGCCATCCTCTACTGTGAGTACCCCCCCACAAGCTCCGGCACCCGTCAGTACTGGGGAACGCAAGGCAGGTAGATATTCCTGCCCATTTCCTCGAGCCAGATTTACTCCGGGCACACTCACCAGGCTTTGTTGAATATGGGCGTTACCCGCTTTTTTGAGCACATCATTGTCGACAATAGAAATACTCTCTACC encodes:
- a CDS encoding TonB-dependent receptor, translated to MAHGIKEASLFFVSVWLCFPSDFSYGNETQIETLVVTAGRYDQDIAERVESISIVDNDVLKKAGNAHIQQSLVSVPGVNLARGNGQEYLPALRSPVLTGAGACGGVLTVEDGIPLRATGFCNTNELFESFSETARHVEVIRGPAGTLYGSNALHGLINIISRDPVGGEGGSLNVEAGPHDYYRVGVSADHRLNIDGDAISTDLYLTTDGGYRDYSGVDQQKASVQYVSHIGDSRVRTRLVATNLNQETAGYVEGAGAYRDPRLSRTNPNPEAFRDAYAIRMYSLIDIPINRDSQIQLSPYFRKTKMRFLQHYLPGHPLEENGQESIGIRTSYYLELDKNLNLVSGIDTELSEGYLLEVQESTTEGSEFLQATIPVGKHYDYEVTAWNLAPYASVNWQVSDKLEITGGVRFESAHYNYDNNMLSGRADENGMACDFGGCRFSRPSDRKDRFNNISPKLGALLQLDSEWQLFTQIAQGYRVPQATELYRLQKEQTVAELDSEELNSFEIGLRKLGDPLSFEWVAYAMEKENVIFRDADYFNQSNGKTRHWGLELAVNYEFSESLSFEGSTSYAEHRYDDQRELEGVELDGNFVDSAPRTFGSYRLKWSPSSLISAELEWLHQGSYFTDPQNAHRYPGHDLLNLHVAWQWEQYGFSTRVLNITDKAYAERADYSSFSGSRYFPGEPRSIYFGLTFDW
- the tcuA gene encoding FAD-dependent tricarballylate dehydrogenase TcuA gives rise to the protein MNNHYDLAVIGGGNAALCAAITAAELGAKVIILETAPKPYRGGNSRHTRDIRCMHRGPLGPLEGDYSEDEYYEDLLKVTGGKTNEQLARLVIRSSEKALPWMQKHGVHFQPPLSGTLSLTRTNAFFLGGGKSLINAYYRTADKLGIDVLYRAHVKHLQLKGNLIARVDYVYEGQQYQIEPSSVVVASGGFEANLEWLEKAWGPPAENFLIRGTPYNRGVVLEDLLEQGVQSVGDPTQCHAVAIDGRAPKFDGGIVTRLDCVPFSIVVNKEGQRFYDEGEDIWPKRYAIWGRLVAQQPDQVAFAIIDSKSLKMFMPSAFPPTEANTLEELAEKTGLPSEKLIDTIATFNAACGNSDAFHPTELDSVTTTGLTPEKTNWARPISEPPFYCYSLRTGVTFTYLALKIDKNAQCSTATGPVKNLWAAGETMAGSILSQGYLAGLGMMIGTVFGRIAGREAANYANG
- the tcuB gene encoding tricarballylate utilization 4Fe-4S protein TcuB, producing MQMDNLEEARRQAEICNACRYCEGYCAVFPALQLHRSFSEGTITQLANLCHNCRGCYYACQYTDPHEFNINIPQVMAEARQKSWETFAWPGGIARIFQKRGSLIALAAVIGFAIIFYVIRALKPSGGEGFYAIISHATMTSIFLPAFLYPLFSLGISLRRYWRKVGGERITWDHFKSALISAGKLKNLSGGHGDGCNFEEEDRFSNQRRYAHQAVLYGFLLCFAATCSGAVMYYFLNMPGPYSIFSAPKLLGIPGGLLILVGCSKLIQLKLKADPELGSARVWSGEMGFVGLLLFIALSGLLLFALGGTGALPLLLDLHLGAVLAFFLLTPYTKMAHGFYRMAALIRNAQMKAES